In Deefgea piscis, the genomic window TTATGCGGCTGCGCCGCGTGGTTTTGGTGCGCGTTCTGCCGCGAGGGCAGGTTAGGGGATTTGCCTCACACCCCACAAAGTTTGCAACTTTGCGGGAACCCCGTCATCTGCAAAGCACTGTAGGTACGATTAGCGAAGCGTAATCGTACGCATGTGTCCATTCCTCCGATTTCGCTTTGCTCTATCGGAGCTACGGTTCTGCGGCCTCAAACAATGAACGCAAAAACCCCGCCCCGCTTGTTCCTCACTCGGCTGGATAAAGGGGATAGAAAACCATGAGTCCACCATGGGTGTGCTTGGTTTCGTGCTGGTGCTGGTGCTGGGCTCGCCGGAGGGTGTGCAAATCTTTGATTTGCGCACGCGGATGCGATGTTTATTACATCGCTGCTCAATCGAGGGTTTGGTGCGCAAATCCCTGCGGGATTATCACACCCTATAGGAGTATTTACTGCTAGGGATTGAATATCAATGCATTGCTGGCAATACATCTACTATTGTCTTGATCGTTGGTCTGGGGCTTGAGATCCCGTCTAAGCACTGTAGGTACGATTAGCGAAGCGTAATCGTACGCATGTGTCCATTCCCCCGATTTCGCTTTGCTCTATCGGGGCTACGGAACTGATCAAGCCCAGCGTTTACCGCGAATATGATTTAAACAAAACCGCTGGATTATTCCGGCGGTTTTTTTATGTGCTGGCGTTGTGGGTTTAGAACTTAATGCACGGGCGGCCTGCAGCTAGGGCGTAGCAGGGGCAGTTGGCGAATGTGCCGTTGGGATTGACGACTAAAGTATGGGCGTCGATTTTGCACCAGCGTTGGCTGCTGGGCTCTTGTGCGTGGTCGATGTCTAGACTGTTGCTGCTGCTTTGTCCGGCGGCGACGAAGTAAAATTGGCTATTGTCATCCCACACTTGGACTGGTTTTGGGCTGTGATTGATCACTCGACCATTGAGCGGCCACGGCCAATGACCATCGTGCTCTTTTTCTTTGAGGATTAAAAAAGCCATTGCCACACCGATGAGGCTTAAGGCGACGAGCGAAAAAAAGAAATGCTTTGCAGTCATACGGGGGGCTAAAAAATACAGGTGGTATATTTTATCCGTAAAACGCCAGTAAGATTTAATTTGTTGCGCTGCTGCATTCAATGACGCCGATGCCGTGTGTTGAAGGAATTGGTATTTATTGATGCGAGATGGGCTGAGCCGCTTGTGGCTTAGGTGTTTATTTTTGAGTAAAAACGCCTATGTTTTTATTTTGTTGTTTTAAATCATGTGTTTATGTGTTTTGTTTGAATGTTTCGCTAGCATATAAGTGATCGCTGTTTGCATGTGTTCGCAACGGAACATAGATTACATTAAGTGTAATGTTTGTGCGTAAACCAACTAGGAACCGTCCAATGAAGCTCCTTCAATTATCGAGTTTGTGTGCCGCTATGCTTTTTTCGGCGACTGCCGCACAGGCCAATATCAGCACATTTAGTGGCGTAACGGACATGATTGTTAATCAAACTAGTTATGTTGAAGACGGTATTGTCACCACGCCGCTGGCAGGAAAAATATGGGGCTGGCCAGTTGCTGGACAGTTGCATTTAGATGCGGAAGGTTATGCGGGTAATTCCGTTGACTTCACGTTTACCCAAGGCTTGTTCAGCCTAAAAAGCCTTGATGTGAGCTATTCGGTGCCTGGCGCGGCGGGCACCTTAACTGCGTATGGTCTATCGAATGAATTATTGTTTTCTAGTGTGATTGGGCCAAGCGCAGGCACGTTGAGTTTTAATGGCTGGAATAATATTTCGCGACTGAATTTACTCAATACCAGCAACCATATGAGTGTCGATAATTTAGTTTTAGCGCCGGTGCCAGAGCCAGAAACGTATGCTTTAATGGGTTTGGGACTCGTTGCTTTATTCGCCGCGCGCCGCCGGCAACGTTAATCGCTACGGGTATGTTGCTCAAGCCACCAATTGCGTGGTTTTTTTATTGCGCTGGTTTTATTTTTGCTGCGGGTAGCCAAGGGGGGGCAAGGCTTTGCTTTGCAGCGCAAATCTCTGCGGGATTTTCACTACCATTTGGGTATAGCTCTGCTGATGTTGATTTATATGATTTAGATGGTTATACCCTATGCTTATGATTGGTGTTGCTGGTGCTGGTGCTGGTGCTGGTGCTGGTGCTGGTGTTGCTGGTGTTGCTGGTGTTGGATTGGCGGTTTACGCATGAATCGCAGTTGCAATGCTTGTTTGCGGCTGATACGGCAGCAATTCGCTGCACTCATTGTCGCTCTACGTTGCGATAAAAGCATGGTGGCAAGGTGTGATTGATCGTTATGCTATCCCCAATCCCCAATCCCCGCATTAATTTGACTTTAATCTTACTTATGGTGTTGGCTTTGTGGTGCTGCTGGCCTATGATGGTGCGGTTAGATTTGATTGTTCACTTTTTGGAGTAAGACGAATGAAAAAAGGTTTAATTTGCACGGGTGCTTTGTTGCTTGCTTTGTCTTTGCCGGTTTTTGCGTCAAGCGCTGAAGAGTTGGTGGCGGCTTCGGCGCCGGGCGCGGTGACTTTGCTTGAGGCGGTAAAGGCCAATGGCACGATTGCGGCCATTGATGCGGCAACGCGTAAAGTGACGTTAAAAAATGAAGCTGGCCAAACGATGAGCGTGATGGCCGGTGAAGGGGTTAAAAACTTTGATAAGCTCAAAGTCGGCGACAAAGTAAAAGCTGAATATATGCAAGTGCTGACTTTGGAATTGCTTGGCCCAGGCTCGAACGTGCGTGAACGGATTACTGAAACCAGTAAAGCTTCAGCGCCAGCAGCCAAAGCAGGTGGTTTTGTTGGCGAGCAGGTGACTGTGGTGGGCAATGTGATTGGTGTCGATGCTAAAAAACATACGGTTCGCGTGCAAGGCGTGAATCGCACCGTGACTTTAAAAGTGCGTGATCCTGCGCAATTGAAATTGATCAAAAAAGGCGATCAAATCAAAGGTACTTACACGCAAGCTTTGGCGATGCTGGTCACTGCCGCCAAATAAGCGCTCTAGGTTTTTTTATTGTGCAAAAAATGGCTTGAAGGGGTTTGAATGCCGCGATTAAGAGCTGGGCTGTTTTTCGGGCTATTGTCTGCCACGACATGGGCGGCGATACAGCCTTTAACGGCGGCTGATTGTGCTGATTTACTCGACAATGGCGTATTGAGTGCTGCCAATCCAGTGCCGTGCGAGCGATTGCAGCGGGTGAGTTTTTCGCATCTTGATTTGCAGGGGCAGTTAAGCACAGGGCAGTTGATCGTGCTCGATGCGGTGGCGCCGCAAGTCGCGGCTTTGATGTTGGCATTGCGCGCGGCAAAGTTTCCGCTGCAATCAGCGCTGCCATTGACGCAATTTAAGGGCAATGATGTGTTGTCGATGAATGCCAATAACAGCAGTGCGTTGAATGGTCGCGCGGTGACAGCAGGCCAAAATTGGTCCAAACATGCGTATGGCGTGGCGATTGATGTGAACCCTTTGCAAAATCCGTATGTGAGTTTTGCTGACGATGGTACGGCGCTGATTTTGCCGGCAGCCAGTGCCAAGGCCTTTTTAAATCGCGCTGAGTTTCGCGCCGGTAAACCGCGCCGTAGCGGGATGGTGAATGAGGCGGTGGCGCATTTATTTGCGCAATATGGGTTTATGACTTGGGGTGGGGATTGGGATTCGCCAATTGATTATCAGCATTTTGAGATTGGGAGCCGCGCGTTCATTGAGCAGTTAATCACGCTTGATCCAGCTGCTGCGCAGGCGAGCTTTCAGCAATATGCCGATCGCTATCGGCAATGCGCCGCAAGTGAAACGGGTAGCCTGAGTGAAATTAGAGCGGTTTGCGTGGCCAAGGTGAGGCAATAATTCGATTTAATTATTGTCAGACTGGCTGATACAAAGCTGAACATTGCGCCGGTATTGGGGTCGCGCCGCGCTTTGGGTGTGCTATTGAGCTGAAATTGACCGGATATTGATCCGATATTGAGCAAATGGCGGGATTTTTTGCGGCGAAAGGGGCGTTTTTTTGGTGATATTACCCATTAATCCAATGGGGATGTGAAATTGAAGCTGTGGTTTTTTTGCATCAATCTGCCGCTAAAGTGCTTGTAGTGGCCTGTTTTATTGGTGTTTGACTGGATTTAATTTGTATTGCCCTTGAATTTCCCTTGAGTTGGCCGGATTGCTCGCAGCCCAATCTGGCGCTAGGGCTGGCTTGACACCCGATGGGGATACGCTTGAACATAGCGTCATGTTACTGAATTCGACCCCCGTGTATTTTTCTTATTATTATCTGGCTCGCCAACCGGCAGCCCGATGGGTCGCGTTCATTTAAATTACACCAAATGAATGATCCAAGGCCGCCGTGATGGGCGGCCTTGTTGCATTTGTGCCGCCCAAAAACGTCTGTCTGGATCTGCATTGTTGGTTTACGACAAAGGATCATGATGACAACTCGTTCGACTTGGGGCTCTAAGCTGGGTTTTATTTTGGCGGCCGCTGGCTCGGCCATTGGCTTGGGCGCGATTTGGAAATTCCCCTATGTCACCGCGATGAATGGCGGCGGCGTGTTTATTTTATTATTCCTGTTATTTAGTTTTACCCTCGGTTTGGCGCAGATGATCGTCGAATTGACGCTGGGCCGCAGCGCGCAAACGGGGCCGGTGGGCATGTTTCGCCAATTGGCGGGCAAGGCGTGGCCGCTGATTGGCTTAATGGGGATTTTTGCTGGGTTTGTTTTATATAGTTTTTACAGTGTGATTGGTGGCTGGACGATTGGGTATCTGGCGCTAGCGATTGACGGTAGTGTGGTTACTAGCAATACCCAAGAGCTAAAGTCTATTTTTACTGGCTTTGTGTCGCATCCCTATTGGCCGATTTTGGCGCATGCCGCTTTTGTTTTAGCCACGCTTGGCATTGTGATTGGCGGGGTAGAAAAAGGCATTGAGCGCGCCAGTAAATGTTTGATGCCGGCGTTGTTTTTGATGATGTTGATCTTGATTGGTCGAGTGTTAACCTTGCCCGGGGCATGGGAAGGGGTGAAGCTGTTTTTTACGCCTGACTTGACTAAGCTCACGCCGACGATGGCGATGGATGCTTTGGGCTTGGCGTTTTTCTCTTTGTCTTTAGGGACCGGCGGCATGATTGCGTATGGCTCTTACCTGAAGCAGCAAACGCCGGTCTTGCATTCTGCAGCGTGGGTGGTGGGTTTGTCGTGCGCGGTGGCGGTTTTGGCGGGCTTGATGATTTTTCCAGCGCTACATGTGTTTGGGCTCGATCCTGCGGCGGGGCCGGGTTTAACCTTTATGACCATGCCAGTGGTGTTTGCCAGCTTGCCGTTTGGCCAACTGTGGGCGATGGTCTTTTTTGCTTTACTGACGCTGGCCGCGCTGACGTCTTCGGTATCGATGCTCGAATTAATCGCGACGCTGTTTTTGGATGAATTTAAATTACCGCGTCGGCCTGTGATTTTAGTGTTGTCGCTGGTGGTGTTTTTGTGTGGTATTCCGGCATCGTTGTCGTTTGGGACATGGTCTGGTGTGACTTGGTGGGGAAAAAACATCTTTGAGCTGATGGATTACAGCGTGGCCAATTTAATGATGCCCATCGGCGGAATTGCCGTAGCGCTGTTTGCTGGCTGGCGAGTTTGGCCACATGTGGCGCAGCTCTGTGGCTTAACGGGCGGGGCGCTCTGGGGCTTAAAGTGGAGTTGCCGCGTGCTAGCGCCGCTGTCGATTGGCGTGTTATTACTCAAGAATTTATAAAGCAGCGATCTAAACACAGTTCACTTAACGCAAAACCTTGAAAATCTGACGCAGAGGCGCAGAGGAAATTTAGGGCTTTTCGATTGATTTTCTCTGCATCAAAAGCGATCGCAGCAATGAAATCGAGCAAAAAAATGCCGCTCACTTGGCTTAAGTGAGCGGCATTACAGCCGAGGCTGGGTTTACTTCAAATCTGATCAACAGGCAGATCGATTAGAAGCTGTAAGTGCTACCAAAACGAACGCGCCATTCAGCATCGTGCTGTTTGTTAGCGGTTTCGCCCAAGTAACCGACTTCGGTGTAAACGCGAACTGAAGGCGTGAGCTTGTAACCCAAACCAATATTGTGTTCGTAGTAGTTGCTGCTGTTGTTCACGTATTCAAAGTCATTGAGTTTGTGATCTACACGGAAGTTGTAGTAACCGCTGGTTTTTTCGTTGAATGATTTTTGCAACCAGAAGTCAGCACGAACCACTTCGTCGTGTTCAAACTTGCCGTTCAAGTCTTTTTCTGACCAGCCTTTAAAGTCGTAACGCAAACGGCTGTCAAAGCGCCAAGTTGGGGCAAACTCCCAGTTAGCACGGATGTAGGCTTTGTAAGCTTCGCCTTTGTTTTTAACCGTTTGCACCAAGAAACCAGGTTGCAAAGTCACAGCAGCATTGAGTTTGTGTTTGTAATACAGTTCAAATTCAGTATCGGTCCAGTTCATTTGATCAATCCCTTCACCTGGCAGGCTGGTATTGCTCATAGAGTACTCAACACCACCACCAAAACCATTGGCCATTTCGTGGCTCAATAAGATGCGTGATTCGTATTTTTCGCTACCCGTTTTGTAGCCGCCACGGAAATCGATGCTCGTTGCGTGCGCTTGAATGGCAATTGCGCTGCAAGCCAGAGCGACAAGGTATTTAATCTTCATGATTTAAATTCTCGAATAAAGTAGAAAGTGAAATGGCAGTGCCATTACGTCGATCATAATTCGCTTATATTTGGCAGGTAAATGGTATTTATTACAATTTCTGGGGTGTTTTGCGAATTTGTTTAATGTTTCGATGATTGTCAGAAATTGGAAATAAAAAGATAATTTGAGGTAATAAATTAGTTTGTTTGAATTACATATATCAAAAATCAGTTGTTGTAAAATTGATTCATTAAATGAATTTTTATTGCCATTCCGACCATTAATAATATAAGGCCTTAAGTAATTAAATATGCCATTTAATTACTTAAGGAGAGTTGCTTAATTGATAAAAGCACTGCTCTCGCTTTAATTTTAATAGATCGATGCCGCGCAAGCGCTTTGCCACTGTAGAATGCAGTTCTGAGATTTGTCGTCGTCATCAATGGAGTTGTGATGCTGTTACAGCGTGGTTTAAAAAGTGTGTTGACCACTTGGTTGTCGGGTCTATTGGCTTTGCTACCTTTTTTACTCACTATTTCGCTGTTGGCGTGGGTGGTGAATTTACTCAATGATTATTTAGGGCCAAAAAGCTTAGTGGGGCAGTTGTTTTCGATTATTGGTCAGCCGGTGGTGGATCATCCGGTATTTGGGTATTTAATTGGTTGGGTGATGTTGCTGGGGGCGATTTATCCTTTGGGTATTTTGGTGCGCTCTCGATTAAAAAAACCATTAGCGGCACTGGTCGATAGTACGGTGCGGCGTATTCCGGTGATTGGTAGTTTTTATAATATGGCCGATCGTTTTGTGGGTTTGCTCGATCAAAAGCAAGACGCTGATATTGGCGCGATGAGCCCAGTTTGGTGTTTGTTTGGCGGGGATGGCGTGGCGGTCTTGGCCTTGATGCCCAATCCTGTGCCGATTGAGATTGATGGCCGCGAGTATCAAGCGATTTTAGTGCCGACCGCACCAGTGCCGATTGGCGGTGGTTTGTTGTATATCCCCAAGGAATGGATACGCCCAGCCAATATTGGCGTGGATAAACTGACCAGTATTTATGTGTCGATGGGGATTACGCCACCGCCGTCACTGAAAAAAGCCAGCCAAATGGCACCCGTGATTTATCCGGACCCACGGGCGTTATAAGTTTTGATGCTGGCGCAGTGATTGCACCGAAATAAAAAACGCCCGACTCAAATCGGGCGTTTTGTTTTGGGGCTTATACCACCCACTGACCGTCACGATACACGACGTCGTCACCAAACTGGACGGATTCGGTAATGGCAAACACGTCGATATGGTATTTGCCTTCGCCACGTTTGATATGTGGTTTGGCGTAAATGCCGTGCTTCATGCCCAGTGATAAATGAATGCCGCACATTCGCTCATAGGTGCCAATATCACTGACGGTGCGCTCAAAGCTAAAGGCACGGTTCATGCCTAAACCCAATTCTCTTACCCAAACCACACCACCTTCATCGGCGCGAATCTTCGCCATCATGGCGTCAAATTCAGGGGTGGAATCGATGACGTCAGTCACTTGGCTTTTTTCAATGACTAAAGTGATTGGCGTAGCGGGGCGGTTAACGCGAAAGGTGGTGTCGCCAAAAATAAAAATCCGCACTCGGCCATTCACTAAATCTAAATCAGCCGCTTCGGTAAACACTTCACCCAATGGAAATTGCCCGCCGGTGTTATTCATCTGACGGTAGTCGCCAATATTGAGTTTGGCCGATTCAAACGGCGTAGCAAAAATCAGTTGATTACCTGCGCCACTATCGATCATGCCATGCGGTGCAGCATCGATTTTGGCTTTGAGCGCATGGCCAACGTCGCGATAATAGCTTGGGTCGTACGCCAATGAATCGATGTAGTAGGCGACTTCTGCGCCGGGCATGCGACCCAAGTGGGGATGCTCAATGACTTTGAGGCTGCGTTTAAATAGCTCAACGCGAATCCGAAAGGCTTCAAGGCGAAAGTGTGTTGACTGCACCAACACCACTAAGTCTTTGGCGGCAAGCTCGGCAAATTCGGCCAGCACTTGCTCGGGCGTGCTGTGGTCAAAATCAATAAAATGAGCGTGCGGTAGGCAATGGCGGTAAGCGGCAGTAAGGGTGACGGCCAATTCACTGCGGCTATCAAATACCACCACCGCTTTTTCTGCCGCGCTATGCTCAAAAGCAATGCGCAGTACATCGCTTAAATGTTGCTGGGCTATGGCCACCAGCGCGCTGGACGCGGTGAAAGTATCGATTTCTGGATTGCTACTTGAGTCGTTCATCGTTGGCTTGGCTTATTAAATTAAATGGCAAAAATAGGGTGGTTTGGCCGCAGTGAGTTATTTCTGCTGGCAGCTGCGCTTAGCGCCGCATGCGCGCGTCAAGTTGCTCGACTTGCGCGCGCGCCCATGGCGTGCGGCGTAAAAAAGTGAGGCTCGATTTGATCGACGGGTCATTGGAAAAACACTTGATCGGAATACGCCGGGCGAGTTCTTCCCAACCAAAATGATCAACTAGGTCGGTGAGCATTTTTTCTAAGGTAATGCCATGCTGCGGGTCTTGGTTGTACATACTGCGGTCCTCGATTGGGATTATCTTTAACCCATTTAGATCATTATTGAACGTTGTTCAGATTGGGGGTTGATGCTGTGCCGCGCTTGTTGGTCTGGGGCTTAATCACCCGTTCAAGCGCACCGAGTGAGGAGCGAGACAAACAGCTTTACCGTTTGGCTCACGATCGATCGAGGGCATCGGGGACCGATGCGCGCTCAAAAGCGCCTTTCTTTCCCCCTCTTTTTTGGCGAGTCAAAGAAAGAGGGGGGGCGCCACTGACTGTGACTGTAAACAGCCGTGCCGCAGGCACTTAAAACCATTAACACATAATCTGAGATTCATTCGTAATTAATAGGTATCTTTCGCTATGACTTATAGTATGACTGCTAGCGGCATATACCCATTATTAATATTGAATCAATAAAAAAGCCCAACTGCTCGTTGGGCTCATCATCGCTCGGGCGGTAAATTGAATTAGTTAAATAAACCTTTCCACCACAAACGAATCGTATCCCATGCACGGCCAAAAATATTGGCTTGTTCAACTGAAGCAATCGCCACTACTTTGCGTTCAGAGAGCACTTTGCCGTCTAAGCTGATTTTCATCGTGCCTACCACTTGACCTTCTTTGATCGGCGCCATTAAAGGCTGTTGGCTGACTAAATCAATTTTAAGTTTTGCTGCATCGCCTTTGGGTACGGTGATGTATTGGTCTTGCATAAAGCCAACGCCAACGGTGTCAGCTTTCCCTTTCCATACCGGCACTTGCTGTACGGCTTGTTTAGCGGTGTAAAGGCGTGGCGTTTCAAAAAATTGTGCGCCCCAGTTGAGTAATTTTGACGACTCGGTGGCGCGAACTTCGGGGCTGGTGGTGCCAACAACGACAGAAATCAAGCGGCGGCCATCGCGTTTACTGGATGCGACAAGATTGTAGCCTGCTGAGTTGGTGTGGCCGGTTTTCATGCCATCAACAAAAGGGTCGCGGTAGAGCAATAAATTGCGATTAGGCTGGCTGATATTGTTGTACTTGAATTCTTTAATACCGTAAATCGGATAGTACTCTGGGAAATCATTGATTATTGCAGTGGCTAAACGGCCTAAATCGCTGGTCGTCACCAATAAGGCCGGGTCGGGTAAACCGGTGCTATTGGTAAAGAATGAATTGTGCAGACCGAGGCGTTTGGCTTCTTTGTTCATCAATTGCGCAAATATTTCTTCGCTACCGGCAATGGCTTCGGCCAAGGTCACGCAAGCGTCGTTACCGCTTTGCACGATCATGCCTTTGATTAGGTCGTCCACGGTCGCAGGGACTTTAGGGTCTAGATACATGCGCGAACCTTCGGTGCGCCAGCCTTTATCCGACACCAAGAGGGTTTGGTCGAGTTTGAGTTTGCCTTCTTTCACCATTTTAAAGGTGATATAGGCTGTCATCATTTTAGTGAGCGATGCTGGCTCGATTTTCATGTCCGGATCACGTGCAGCCAATACTTGGCCGCTTTGCTTGTCGTAGAGGTAATACGACTTGGCCGCAATTTCGGGAACCGGCGGCACAAAAGCGTGGGCAAGGCTAGGTAGGGCGATTAGGGCGGCAATCAGGCGGGTTTTCATCGAATTCATGGCTATTTAAAAGTGAGTCGGAGCACAAAGGACAGATTATACGGCGTTTAGTGCCGCGAAAACTGTGATTGAATGCCTTTTGCTGCGTTGAAAATTTACATTCACAATAAGCTTGAATTCATTGCGACAAAATACCTCATTTTTTGGGCAATTGGTCACGGGTGATTGCGCTTGGCTTTGCGAAAATGCGGCTCTGATTCAAGGAGTTGCTGATGCGCTATTTGTTTGTGTTGTCTTTTTTTGTACTGCAGCCCGTGTTGGCAATGATTTGGCCTTGGCCGTTGAATGGCAAAGTGATTAATTATAGTATTTTGCCTGTTGCAGTTTGGGACGGTGAGCATGGCATCTACACGCTAGCGGCCGGCACCTTTAGCGGTAAGCAAGCAGATATTGATCATGTTTTTGATTTTGGTAGCTTTCGCTGGTGCAAGATAGGCCCAAGCACGGTGATTGTGAATCGTCAGGGCGAAGTGGAGTCTTGTCCAAAGTGGGTGAGTGGCCCTGGTGCTGCGAGTTAATTTCACATCAGAATGAAAAAACAGCGCTCGACTACCTTGGACTAAGGTCGCCGTGCGCTGTGATTCAAGTTTAAAACGGATAATTTGGGGTTTGAGTTGAAAGATCGAGCCAAATACCGGTACTGACTTGGTTGTACTTGCTGGTTGCGAGTGCGTAAAAAGTTTCCGGTAAGACTTCAAGTCCTAAGGCCGCGACCGAGCTGATAGCGGTGGGGGTGAGTGTGATGCCATACATGGCAAAGATGTTTTTTAAGTCTTTGCCGATGATTTTTGAGCTTAAAACATAGAGCAAATCAGGGTTATTAATCTTATTATCGGCATAGCTGCCCATCGCATATTTGCCTTTATTATTGGCATCCCACGCGCGGCTCACCAAGCGATCACCCTTGGTTAGTAACGTGAAATAATCCAGACTCGCTTCCATACTCGGTTTCGCTTCGTTGACGCGATATTTGCTAAATAAAAACGCCAATTGAAAGTGCACGGCGCGCATTGAATTTGGGTCCGCCATGGTCCAAAGTCGTTTTTGCATGTCGAGGATTTTATCTTCTCCGACTTTGTTGGTATCACGGTTGTTTTTGATGTGTTGATACAAGGTTGGGTGGTTGGTGGTATGCCCCGTATCGACGCCGAGCGTTTTAAATTGCCGCATCATTTGCGCGCTGGCGAGGATGTTGTTATTGCATTCTGTAACACACCCTTGGCCATTAAACGCTATTGTCATAACGCGCTGCACCGTGTTGTGACCGAGCTCGTGCGCGTGTCCCCAGCCAGTGCCACTGATACCGGCAAAGCCATCGGATGGATTGCCCGAGCAAAGAAATCCACATTGAGCGATCCAACCAACAAAGTGCTGCACGCCCGGAGCGCGATGAATTGGCCCATCACACTGCCAACCAAATTGAGTACAAAGCTGCGATACATTGGCCGACATCGGCATATTGCTATAGCCATTGGCGAGGTGATTGCTATCAAATAAGCTGCCTTTGACTTGATCAAGGATATAGACCTTAGGGTCGATATTGCCCATGGCCTGATTGGCATAATTGATGGTTTGTTGGATTTCTCCACCGACAAATTTCGCCGTTTGCCAGCCAAAGTCTTTGCGTTTGAGTGCGGCAACGGCTTCGTTGATTTCGGCGTCGCTTTGCGGCTTGGTAAAATCAAAATGCGCATATTTGGCTGCGCCACGAATTTTTAGCGTGACGGTTTGCCCTGACGCTGCGCCGCCGTAGTTGAGGTAGAGCGGACCACCAAAAGGTGACACAAAGACGGTGGCTTTCGTCGTATTGAGTGGAATCGCAAATGACTGTGGACGGCGTGGGCGTTTATAAGCTTCGGCCACATTGTCGGTGAGTGGGTTACCAAAGGCGCGCACATGGTTGGTTTGAATGCTGAGATTGGCATCGCCTTTTTCGAGCACTTCGATGTAAACCGGTTTGCCTGGAATAGAGGCACGGCCAATAGCAGTGGTGCCTCCGCTTTGGGCAATGGTGACGTCGATAATTTCATCGCTTTGGCTGACGGGGATGCTTTGCGCAGCAACAGGCATAAAATCACCTTGGCCAGCTGCGGCAAAGGTGGTGTAGCTGCGGTTATAAGCCAGCCAAGAGTCCGAAGCGTAAGTGCGTAAAAATTCATCAGGATTGGTGGTGCGATTGATTTTACCGTATTGAATGCTTGGACGATAAAGGTCGGCCCAAAGAATGAGTAAGCGATGTAAATCGGTTGCTG contains:
- a CDS encoding ImpA family metalloprotease, which produces MNPKYVGSAALLLMLTACGGGTEVSLPSIGGGGGNTGIGPSSAPGVTPTPEATTQPTPAPTIEPIPDPIEVALKTGSVQGLNRSDMPTLLRLSQQTAGQYQQRQTAALVDIYGDSKLNLALNHTTNSIEINRSISTMASPLIVADDGSGMAAISQYGKGRGLAYGVDMLKWMADQSRETQHLPLFTRAFNWVVTGKAAGPLPNTLKFAAAGYDAPTVSRFITLLGKKPEAVPCDLTLSNNTCWQNADVLVFGAGVRDDANLAQLVRQYQASGKAIIYMHPNWVDSGGGRKVAKAMGMNLGGYPGNYFADTAGVSVNANRTIADTLQRNDQMGGLNKALEQMSVDNLNVDLAADTRSTSAISQIHNEIATLQSGGIDLFAEPATDLHRLLILWADLYRPSIQYGKINRTTNPDEFLRTYASDSWLAYNRSYTTFAAAGQGDFMPVAAQSIPVSQSDEIIDVTIAQSGGTTAIGRASIPGKPVYIEVLEKGDANLSIQTNHVRAFGNPLTDNVAEAYKRPRRPQSFAIPLNTTKATVFVSPFGGPLYLNYGGAASGQTVTLKIRGAAKYAHFDFTKPQSDAEINEAVAALKRKDFGWQTAKFVGGEIQQTINYANQAMGNIDPKVYILDQVKGSLFDSNHLANGYSNMPMSANVSQLCTQFGWQCDGPIHRAPGVQHFVGWIAQCGFLCSGNPSDGFAGISGTGWGHAHELGHNTVQRVMTIAFNGQGCVTECNNNILASAQMMRQFKTLGVDTGHTTNHPTLYQHIKNNRDTNKVGEDKILDMQKRLWTMADPNSMRAVHFQLAFLFSKYRVNEAKPSMEASLDYFTLLTKGDRLVSRAWDANNKGKYAMGSYADNKINNPDLLYVLSSKIIGKDLKNIFAMYGITLTPTAISSVAALGLEVLPETFYALATSKYNQVSTGIWLDLSTQTPNYPF